GATTAGTTTTCAGAGCAGCCATAAAAGGTAAGCTTGACATTTCTCCAAATTTCCAGCTTTTATGGCAGGGTTGATTATCAGCTTTAAAAGAttatttcgtgatttttgaCATTAATAGGAAatatcgtcaaattttttaattttactgttAAAACACAGACGTTACATAATATTATCTGTTCGCAAATATTCtaagaattttgaaagaacAAAAAGCGATATCACTTTTACATTAAGTTCAGTGGAAAGCCTGTGCTGTGATGGCGCAATGCTTATTTGaatgcgaataaaaattaataagttccatttcaatttctttatttatatgGCACGGAAGTGGCAATTTTATGAGCGCATTGTTTAATATGCGTTTCCTGGCCTATAATAATGTTAAACTGGATGAAATTTGACTGATACTAAGCCAAAGagaattctattttttaaaaaatcacaagaTCGTACGTTCATTACGTCTAGTACTAAGTTTAAAGACTAATGGAAGCCCTTTTTGAAACAGATTTATATAagagtaaaaacgaaaaagaattaTATGTAAGAGATTGAAGGACGTTATAATTACAAGACAGTCTTCTGTATGGAAAATTCGTAAGTTTTAATAATCGTAACCCTTTTGGAATTCACGCAAGAATTACaacgttttttcaaatttgaaatcaacaagattttttttgtaggGGATACTTTCTCATCAGAGTTTAAAATAGATAATATTACAATGTTATTGGTATGCAAATAACGGAAAATGGTTATACTATTATAAAGCTATGCATGGAGTCTTGTGTGCTCTGAAGAAATATTTCGCTAGTTATATCCATAAATGATTATGACTATATCtcggtatgtatgtattaatgtatgtatgtatatggtTCAGTTATTATACCTTTGTAATGTTAAATCAAAACTTAAAAACAAAGACTCAGCATTTTAATGAGAATGgcagactttttttttaaattaaccaAAAATACGGTTGTTTAGAGGGTATGTAGTaaactataaaaaatatcttacTACAAAACGAATGATTTTCTTAGAGTACACCAAGACGACATCTAAAGAATGTACAACACAGCGGCTCTTGGCAGCTAAGTCACCAGAAAACGACGGTaatcattataataatatttcaataatacattaatattaatcataataataattatacatacttataatATTACTAAATATCTACTTCATTAGCTGTGTTAAATACTACACTAAATACACAAGTACCTTCTTTTATACACGCAATGCACCGCTCGcattaaatattcaaacttCGATAGCGCTttcgaaatttatatatttaatactAGCTGCAAAATTCATCAAAGTTTTTCAACTGTCCTTTATCCACCGACAAAATTTTCCTCTAGTATTTCTATACCATTTTGGTGGCTGAATATTAGATCTAGGTGAAGCGGAACTTCTTAACCTTCGGTTGCTCGCAACTGTTACCGATAAAACACCATTGTCCATATCAACCTGATCATCGATTTTTGTCATCCTAACAACAGGTTGGAATTCTATACTCGATCGCCGATTCTCCAACTCCGCTGAAGACACAACAGGGCTAACTCTTTGCGATactgaaaatgtgaattcaatGTCGGAATCTCGTGCTTCAGAGGATAGCGTCTGTCTCCGTTGACGTTTTCTGGAATTCTGTTGTTTTTTAGACGTGATATTCAGATTAGTATCTTTTTTACACGAATTCTCGTCCTCAAAACCAGAATGGTGGATCTCCGAAGAGCTTGTTTCCTCTCGTTGTCTTTTCGTAGGTACAGAATTTGTGTTTGACTGTTTTTGGAGCACGGCAATTGACGTGGTTCCTTTGGAGTCTAGAATTTCCAAACTCTCTTCTTTGTGTTTCGTCTCAGAACTATGCGTATCGCTGGACGTATCTTTAGACACCCTTTGCCTTTTCGACAACATATTGTTGATTTGTGGCATTCTCGATCCTATCACCAAATTAGTATCTTTTCGACAAGAGCTACTAAAACGGTTTTCCTCCTCAATGTCGGAATTACACGTTACTGGATACACATCTTCGTTTTGATGTCGTTTGGAAACATTGTTGGAGTTGGACTGTTTTCTCGACTCTCCAACAGGATGACAATCGTTTCTGTACACCTCATCGTGAACTTCATTCTCAATGCTAGCCTCTTGAAATTCAGATGTAGATGTACTTCTACGCTGAACTTTGCGTGACATGGAATTTGAGTGAGGTTGTCTTTTGGAGACGTTAGTTTGTCCTGTAGTACACTTGTGGGAATTTTCATGACTGGAAAGATCTTTATCAGGTAAGTCTCTGTTTGATTTTGAAACATTTGCATCGTTGTTATCCGAATTTCGATCACTTTTCGTTAAATTATcaaagttttcgaaattttttggcaaACATTTCCCCACATCCTCTCTACTCCTATGCCTCTTAAATGAGTTTTCATCTTTCGAATAACTGTAAGATATGCTCGAAGCGCAAGTATCTGTACTTTTTCTACTACCCTGTATTCGATCCATCAAATCGCTGGCAGTTTCATTCTCACCCACGACTTCGGGATGGATTCGACAATCACCATTAGATTCTGCTACTCTTGGATCTGAATCGCTACGTAATCTGTCCGAGTCGACGTCTTCGTTCAATGTTTCTGACAACCTGTTGTCTGTCTTCTGTTCAGGTACATTTTCCAACTCACAATCCACATCGATCGATTGTTTAGCTTGTAATTTCTTCCTCATTTTAATACCAGGCCAACCAGTTCtattttttctacgttttcTCCTTTTCATAGGTGACTCAATATTTGTCGTTTCCCCACATTCTGAACTGGCACAAGACGAATTTTCCAAGCAATTAACATCTTGGCAATTGTCAAGTAACTCCAATAGATTTGATGGGGGACCTTTTGGTATTTGGGGGTGCAccatattcaattcaattgaaGTGCTCAATTCAGTATCAAACGAGTCTTCAAGACCGATGAAATGTTTTCCGCAAAGCATGTCGTCTATGTTTTTTGCAATCTGTTTAAGGTCCTCATCAATTTCAGACTTCACATCAGATTTTGCCTCTGATTTAGGGGTGTTTGTTCGCGACCTGTTCGAACGTGTTTCTTCTTCAATAATACTTAAACTCGGTGGTTGAAATTGCTCTCTTTTCCTAATAATGGTTGACATAATGGCCAAAGTCGATGCATGACATCTTGGACTTTTCCTAGGTGATCTACTAACACTGCTACCCCCTCTGCCACGACCCCTCCTccgattattttcagatttgttGAAACCTCTCATCAATGTTTCATGAAAATTCTCAATCTCATATGGTAATAAGAACGGCTTCTGGCTATCGCCTTCACTGAAACAATGCCAGAATTCAGCCCCCTCATCTTGACGTTGGTAGGTTTGATACCACGGCTCGGATTTTGGTACAGCTTCAAACGAAAATTGAAGCTTCTCCACTTCCGGTGAAGGCTTAGATGAAAAAGTAGGTTCGGCAGCTTCCGCTGTTGTCGTATTTGCTGCatctaatttattattttcctcgAAATCTGGCACTGCTCCAGATTCTTTCACACCTGTTGTTGGCGCTTGATACCTCAACCTGCTGCCGGGTGTTTGGAATTTGTAGTAATCTTCATTGTCTTTTATGAAGGCTTCTGCCTGCGTGCGTCTCCTTTTTCTTGCTCGTCCTAAAGACACCGAGTCTTGGGAATCTTCTTCTATCGTGTCGTCACACACTGAAGAACTACAGTTCACCATAGAATTTAAAGTAAAGGAATTTGACGTCAAGTCACGTTCGCTTTCTGTATCATTCGGCAAAGTGCTACTTTGCTGATCGCTTTCACTGCAGTCACTAGATTCATCGCGTTTTGGTTCACCAAACATGAAAGACTCAGCTTCGTCGCTAAGCAAGGAAAGTTCCGACTTTCTGACACGTTTAAAACGAACAACAACAGGTTTTTCGCTTGAAGGAGTGTCATATTTCTTCAAATCTTCAGCAACCTCCTTTAAAGGTATTACTCCTGGCGAATTTGGAATCGTACTAGATCTCAATTTATTTCCTAGAACTTCCACCTTATAATACGCCCGATTATCTTCAATCAATCGTTCCTCGACAGAGAGTCGATTACGGCCTCTAGACAATCGACCTCCTCTTCTACTAGGTTTAACAATCCTTGTATTTTCCTCCTTAAGATCTTTCTCCACCAAACTCAGAGCTTTGGAATCCTTAACGTCATTTTGTACATTCGGAGTATCATTCGAGCTGCCGTTGAGTCTGTTAATGTCATTATGACACTTTGCAGATGTTACCGAATTCTTGTAGGATTTTGAACACCGGTGAATACTGTCTGTAGTCTCtttagaataaatatttttattagctTTCAAATGTTTATCTTCAATCTTGGCATCTTGTCCATTAACACGAACTTCTACCTTCGTTGAATCAACAACCCCACCTTCTTCAGGAATCCGGCTGTCTTCTGTGTTTGTGAATCTTTTCTTTCTATCGGGTACCTCACAATCCGCCAAACAGTTCAGCTCATAAACGTGATTTAGTTCGCACTTTATTTCCTTAAAACTTAAATTTTGTTCGTTGTCTGTTTGTCCACCATTTGTATTTTGACTCTCCTGTTTCACCTTACTATCGACATCATTACCATCATCAATAGAACCTGTTTTGTTATACTCCTGACttttatttactttaaaaGAATCTTCATTGACACATTTATCATCCGGATCATCTTCCTCGATCCAAATGGTACCTTTCGCACGCTTTTTTATAGTGAAACCCTCAAACTTGTCATAAAACTTATCACTCTTATCCACCTCATGCCACGGGCTACCTTTCGATCGTAACAAATGTCCACTTTCATGCTTAGCTCGAGTTCTCAGATTGTGGGATGgattcaattttaaatcaagactTCTTCGCGCACCATTGCATTGCACCATATCGATATTGCTAGCGTTGTAACTATCCAATTCAGGCTTCGATGACTTGTCCACCTTTTCTTCTGGTAACACGACGCTCCGAAGGCTGCGGCTGACGTTTGGAAACAAGCTGCAATCCTTGCTGTAGTGGAAATTGACAAAATATAAACTTTCTTTCATCCTTCATAGCAATTAGAGATAATGGCTATCATTATCATCTTaaagtttgcaaaatataCCGTTGTTGTCATTGAGAATTGAGTTCTTTTTATTGCAGCGGTATTCTTCGGAAATTTGTAATGGCTGTTCCAATACTTGATTGTGAAGACAGTTCTCCAATACTGTGATTGAGATTCAAAGTTGAACAAGATAATAATGTGAGTGTAAGGTTTTTCATACAGTATACCGCAAAGTTGACCTAGGAGCTTTctacaaattcaaataaaaataactttcaacaaACTTGTGTGCATCTCAGCGCATTTAACGCTTTAAAACTCATTGTCAAGCGTCAACAAGACTGGTTTGtcaatatttaatattcaGAAGAAATACTCACCCAATGTCTTTCGATCTGTTGAATTTTAGAAAGGCTTCAACACTGGCTCCAGCATTAATCAAGGTATCCAAAGATAAGAAATTGTCGTCATTTCGAACGAAGTTTAGATGCTGATCACTGCGCACATGCTTCTTTAAATCTCTATAGTCGATCCGACATATTTCACAGTAGCCAGCAACTAATTGTTCCGTTCTCCGAGTCCGTGTTGCCCCACCACGAGGCCTACGAGTCATGTCCTTATCCTATaacattaaaaattgaaaatataagatATCCAATAAAGAGGAATGGTTAGCAGAACACTACAATCTGTTTGGTTATCCCTTCTTTATAGAAATAGATGTAAAAAGCGTTTGATTCCATACACCGAGTACTTTTTAGGTATATCATAATTCTaattaaagaatgaaaatcaaCAGACTGAAAGATCTAGCCTTTTTAGGTCTGTTCTTAAAGTAAAATACTGCTTTATATAGGGTCACGATGAAATAACATTACATAACTCGTATTATGAGCCTGAAATGCTTAGCTATACTTTTTCTCTAGAGGTTGTTCCTCTTTTCACAAACAATATAAGTCTACTTTTCTTTAGTAATGAAGACAATTTTTAGTTAATCTTGTACTCACTTTATCTTGCTGATTGAGAATTGAGacctttttgttttccttaATATCTTTGCTGCTTACTGTAATCTCTTTCTTCTCACGCTGTTTAGTGTCAAACGGACAAGTACCGGGTTCACCTTCGAAATTCAGCTGTGGCCAAGCGGgtaattccaaaaatatagGTTTAGTGTCCCTGTAATACAAATGGAATATTAATTAGGAGGATATCAAAAACATACTTTCGTATATTAGATTTTAGCCAACTGAGATTCATTTGGAATCGATTACAAATTGATATTCCAACAATTATTCGTTGTtgcaataaaaacaaattttagtCGAGAAGTAATGCCAGTGATTGTCCTTATgtagtgaaataaattattacctTTGGAAGGATTCAAACTTTATATAAGGTGCCTTCAATTGCTTGACTTTTGTATCCTTGTTTACGCTAAGTTGCTGAATCTGTTTCAAGTTACATGTGCCTTTAAGAGATACATAGATCTTGTCTAACCAGATCTGCAATTTACTTGTCGGCCAAATTGGGATTCCCCAGTTCTTAGCGTTCTTCAACGGGTCCACGGAATACTGTTGTGGTTGCGTCAAGGCACGCTCCAACATTGCATCCGCTCGAGATTTCTATTGAACATGAATTAAATTCCTGTACTAGTGTAAAAGCAGAATTAACATCATCTCACTCACTCAATACCATTTCGTTTCAATAATGGACTAAACTATTACAAGATAATCGTTACGAGATTCTGAATGGTATAATTGTTTCCATGACTGAGACAAAATATCTAATTGCTATGTGTTTTATAAAGTACAACTGGTCACAGATGAATAACACTCCTTGCGCTAAAGTAATATAGAGTGAGCAATACAACagtaaatatacaataaaatagCATATGTAATCAGACATctagaaatacaaaaaagtaTGCAATGATAACTCGCTGCAAATTGTTTTGATACAATTCaatgattgaaatattttaagtgGCATAGTTCGATAAACGCAATTTTCTAGTTCGTTAAGTGACATGAATTAAAATCCACAATCTTAAAGACCATAATgatttattaattgaaaatacacTTAATCAAAGTGATGTGCAAAGTACatcatttattaaaatttctaaaaccGTGTCGATGCTcagagaaaaatgtattcataatttgtagaaaaaatattataatattattggaaaaattcaagctCAATACAATTCATTGCATACAAATTTATACTtcataaaatgagaaattcaGCGTCAGCTGGCCTGCAATGCCAACTTTGATTGAGACTAAGCGTCATGTTTACTTGAGacataacaaaatttttatatacattattGCAGACAATTTTATGCtatctaattttttctatgttattattttcagcaccAAAAGTAAATAATTGTACTTTTTAAATACTTTATGACAAAGGAGATATTGCTGGAATAAATGTTTATATCATATGATCTGGGACAATTGAGTAGTAATGGTCAAGTTCTTAAAAAATAACTTGACAATACACTATataggatttaaaaaaaaaagccaacTTAATAACTTCCAACGATTTCACTGCAAGACTTGCGGAATaagctggtttttttttatgccaaTGCATGTTATCTGCAGCAAGTGTTGTCTAACTATGCTATCTTACTGCATAAACTTACAGGTCTTGAGGCGATGCCCCGTAAAT
This is a stretch of genomic DNA from Neodiprion fabricii isolate iyNeoFabr1 chromosome 2, iyNeoFabr1.1, whole genome shotgun sequence. It encodes these proteins:
- the LOC124176753 gene encoding uncharacterized protein LOC124176753 isoform X1; this encodes MVSPSKAQQQQQQQQQQQQPQENRSRETDRRSHVRIQKGPKPLEKNTFYLDIKNHVLSNKLEAKIKDLGGRIELFFGRSVTLVVSDRVDKSGQTSGDKVKWGWVSGGSGGLPSLRSVELPTPTPTPPTPSPAAESPLANSTNLRGIASRPKSRADAMLERALTQPQQYSVDPLKNAKNWGIPIWPTSKLQIWLDKIYVSLKGTCNLKQIQQLSVNKDTKVKQLKAPYIKFESFQRDTKPIFLELPAWPQLNFEGEPGTCPFDTKQREKKEITVSSKDIKENKKVSILNQQDKDKDMTRRPRGGATRTRRTEQLVAGYCEICRIDYRDLKKHVRSDQHLNFVRNDDNFLSLDTLINAGASVEAFLKFNRSKDIGKDCSLFPNVSRSLRSVVLPEEKVDKSSKPELDSYNASNIDMVQCNGARRSLDLKLNPSHNLRTRAKHESGHLLRSKGSPWHEVDKSDKFYDKFEGFTIKKRAKGTIWIEEDDPDDKCVNEDSFKVNKSQEYNKTGSIDDGNDVDSKVKQESQNTNGGQTDNEQNLSFKEIKCELNHVYELNCLADCEVPDRKKRFTNTEDSRIPEEGGVVDSTKVEVRVNGQDAKIEDKHLKANKNIYSKETTDSIHRCSKSYKNSVTSAKCHNDINRLNGSSNDTPNVQNDVKDSKALSLVEKDLKEENTRIVKPSRRGGRLSRGRNRLSVEERLIEDNRAYYKVEVLGNKLRSSTIPNSPGVIPLKEVAEDLKKYDTPSSEKPVVVRFKRVRKSELSLLSDEAESFMFGEPKRDESSDCSESDQQSSTLPNDTESERDLTSNSFTLNSMVNCSSSVCDDTIEEDSQDSVSLGRARKRRRTQAEAFIKDNEDYYKFQTPGSRLRYQAPTTGVKESGAVPDFEENNKLDAANTTTAEAAEPTFSSKPSPEVEKLQFSFEAVPKSEPWYQTYQRQDEGAEFWHCFSEGDSQKPFLLPYEIENFHETLMRGFNKSENNRRRGRGRGGSSVSRSPRKSPRCHASTLAIMSTIIRKREQFQPPSLSIIEEETRSNRSRTNTPKSEAKSDVKSEIDEDLKQIAKNIDDMLCGKHFIGLEDSFDTELSTSIELNMVHPQIPKGPPSNLLELLDNCQDVNCLENSSCASSECGETTNIESPMKRRKRRKNRTGWPGIKMRKKLQAKQSIDVDCELENVPEQKTDNRLSETLNEDVDSDRLRSDSDPRVAESNGDCRIHPEVVGENETASDLMDRIQGSRKSTDTCASSISYSYSKDENSFKRHRSREDVGKCLPKNFENFDNLTKSDRNSDNNDANVSKSNRDLPDKDLSSHENSHKCTTGQTNVSKRQPHSNSMSRKVQRRSTSTSEFQEASIENEVHDEVYRNDCHPVGESRKQSNSNNVSKRHQNEDVYPVTCNSDIEEENRFSSSCRKDTNLVIGSRMPQINNMLSKRQRVSKDTSSDTHSSETKHKEESLEILDSKGTTSIAVLQKQSNTNSVPTKRQREETSSSEIHHSGFEDENSCKKDTNLNITSKKQQNSRKRQRRQTLSSEARDSDIEFTFSVSQRVSPVVSSAELENRRSSIEFQPVVRMTKIDDQVDMDNGVLSVTVASNRRLRSSASPRSNIQPPKWYRNTRGKFCRWIKDS
- the LOC124176753 gene encoding uncharacterized protein LOC124176753 isoform X2 translates to MLERALTQPQQYSVDPLKNAKNWGIPIWPTSKLQIWLDKIYVSLKGTCNLKQIQQLSVNKDTKVKQLKAPYIKFESFQRDTKPIFLELPAWPQLNFEGEPGTCPFDTKQREKKEITVSSKDIKENKKVSILNQQDKDKDMTRRPRGGATRTRRTEQLVAGYCEICRIDYRDLKKHVRSDQHLNFVRNDDNFLSLDTLINAGASVEAFLKFNRSKDIGKDCSLFPNVSRSLRSVVLPEEKVDKSSKPELDSYNASNIDMVQCNGARRSLDLKLNPSHNLRTRAKHESGHLLRSKGSPWHEVDKSDKFYDKFEGFTIKKRAKGTIWIEEDDPDDKCVNEDSFKVNKSQEYNKTGSIDDGNDVDSKVKQESQNTNGGQTDNEQNLSFKEIKCELNHVYELNCLADCEVPDRKKRFTNTEDSRIPEEGGVVDSTKVEVRVNGQDAKIEDKHLKANKNIYSKETTDSIHRCSKSYKNSVTSAKCHNDINRLNGSSNDTPNVQNDVKDSKALSLVEKDLKEENTRIVKPSRRGGRLSRGRNRLSVEERLIEDNRAYYKVEVLGNKLRSSTIPNSPGVIPLKEVAEDLKKYDTPSSEKPVVVRFKRVRKSELSLLSDEAESFMFGEPKRDESSDCSESDQQSSTLPNDTESERDLTSNSFTLNSMVNCSSSVCDDTIEEDSQDSVSLGRARKRRRTQAEAFIKDNEDYYKFQTPGSRLRYQAPTTGVKESGAVPDFEENNKLDAANTTTAEAAEPTFSSKPSPEVEKLQFSFEAVPKSEPWYQTYQRQDEGAEFWHCFSEGDSQKPFLLPYEIENFHETLMRGFNKSENNRRRGRGRGGSSVSRSPRKSPRCHASTLAIMSTIIRKREQFQPPSLSIIEEETRSNRSRTNTPKSEAKSDVKSEIDEDLKQIAKNIDDMLCGKHFIGLEDSFDTELSTSIELNMVHPQIPKGPPSNLLELLDNCQDVNCLENSSCASSECGETTNIESPMKRRKRRKNRTGWPGIKMRKKLQAKQSIDVDCELENVPEQKTDNRLSETLNEDVDSDRLRSDSDPRVAESNGDCRIHPEVVGENETASDLMDRIQGSRKSTDTCASSISYSYSKDENSFKRHRSREDVGKCLPKNFENFDNLTKSDRNSDNNDANVSKSNRDLPDKDLSSHENSHKCTTGQTNVSKRQPHSNSMSRKVQRRSTSTSEFQEASIENEVHDEVYRNDCHPVGESRKQSNSNNVSKRHQNEDVYPVTCNSDIEEENRFSSSCRKDTNLVIGSRMPQINNMLSKRQRVSKDTSSDTHSSETKHKEESLEILDSKGTTSIAVLQKQSNTNSVPTKRQREETSSSEIHHSGFEDENSCKKDTNLNITSKKQQNSRKRQRRQTLSSEARDSDIEFTFSVSQRVSPVVSSAELENRRSSIEFQPVVRMTKIDDQVDMDNGVLSVTVASNRRLRSSASPRSNIQPPKWYRNTRGKFCRWIKDS